One stretch of Eggerthella lenta DSM 2243 DNA includes these proteins:
- a CDS encoding transcriptional regulator, whose translation MKGTDMQTIHTKAGFKVLRESLGLYQSDVAEAAGVDVKTVKNWERPRLPRARATAVAWKYLENLAEIQEREVGCLVEKIVDETDGNPYPLPYFREQDLAAEDARAARISNAMTRKVAFELTRLAIPYEFRFEEEAADDERLSEIWDM comes from the coding sequence ATGAAAGGAACGGATATGCAGACCATCCACACCAAGGCGGGCTTCAAGGTGCTGCGCGAGAGCCTGGGGCTCTACCAGTCCGATGTCGCGGAGGCAGCGGGCGTCGACGTGAAGACCGTCAAGAACTGGGAAAGACCGCGCCTGCCGCGAGCCCGCGCCACTGCCGTGGCATGGAAGTACCTCGAGAATCTGGCGGAAATCCAAGAGCGCGAGGTCGGGTGCCTGGTGGAGAAGATTGTCGATGAGACGGATGGCAACCCCTACCCGCTCCCCTACTTCCGCGAGCAGGACTTAGCCGCGGAGGATGCGCGCGCGGCGCGAATCTCGAACGCCATGACCAGAAAGGTGGCCTTTGAGCTCACCAGGTTGGCCATCCCCTACGAGTTCCGCTTCGAGGAGGAGGCCGCGGACGATGAGCGGCTGAGCGAGATCTGGGATATGTAG